The genomic DNA ATTTTCCCACCacttgtgtttccatcaaattaacGTGTTGCGGATAAAAGTAtgtgcgtgatgatgtagtgcacataaaaataccatttgcagttaaattcccatgtaccgaataaaaaatacatcaCATTTACAACTCTACTGATcgttttctcacaaaaaaaaaagtgttatatagcGATGTGCCCAATCTGGTATTGTCATGTGCACTCTAGCCGCAGATACAATGCAGGTAAAGCATACATGATGAGATTGTTTTGGACAAAAATgcaagatcatttttatttgtcaaatggcagccaagcatcaatgatcatgtcaccagaataagatatTTATTGGacaggagcatcaagctcatcaccttgcactttacCTTTCAAGTTTATCATAACttctttcatctgtagcctagtaAACTGCACGCTTTCCCGACGAGTCATAGTGGAACGACCACCAAACATGTAATCGCGTGACTCAAAGTTTACTTCGATACGATGGTTATTATATATCAATACTTGCGCATAAAAAcgtttccaccgacatttctcgCATAAATATTTTTACTGACCAAAAAAATCCAACCTTGTCTGTCGTATTATTTTCGTAGATATTTGGAAGGTTTACCGACACATGTTCTATTTCCATCAGGCGTGTCATGACatgttttatccgacatgtactttacgcGCATTAAAAGGTTCGACGGAAACCTGGTTACTAATGTGAAGAAAACATTTTGCGAATATTTACACTCTGTACCAGCGAGGGCTTTCCAATATACATTTCAGAATAGCCTACGACTGAACAAATTTGTCAAATGTGAGAGAATATGTAGTTTATCTGGACTTGGATTAAAGTATTTTAACAGCATTCGTTTCCAGAGGTCAGACGGGACAGCGTTGCTGCGTTGATGAATAAAGAATTGCATTCCCATGCAATGAGCTATATCTGGGCTACATCTCACATATGGTTGTCCTaactcctctgcctctcctatcATAGGCTGTCGTGAGGAATGAGAGTTTACTTAGCTTAGAAAAGAATAGCCTAAACGCAAGGTCACCGATTTGGCTCGTGTAGAATGTATAACATATAGGCATATGGACACATTTATAGTAGCATGATAAAcagcgttttttggcagaaattgTGTCTTTTTTGTCCATAGTAAACATATGATtaaatattataataaataaagtACACCACAAATATACAAATCAGATAAATATTGGCATATTCTTATTAGTTCTCTGTCGATGGCACAAAGAAAAGGGGCATTTGGTCACTTCTGAGTCCATAGTCTCACCTCTCCAGACACCACCAGTGTGGTCCTTGGCGCGCACGTGTGCCCTTGACCCAGATATCACTACAGGTCTTTTAATGACTGTATGTGTAAGGTGTGGGctagggggaggaaggggggagtCCAACAGTCACCTTTACGTCAAGCATGCGATGTGGGCGTGAAGCAGAgcgagagatggggagaaagtgagaaaaaaaagagcCATCACCGCCCTCGCTTTACAAGGGGTGCACCATTTCACTCCTCTTCCCCACACTGTGAGTGTAACAGGCAACGGGAGAAAAAGCAAGAGTCTGTGAATGCTGCTGGAAGTTGATGGCTATGTGTGATGCCCAGACCTCAACATCGTTTTTCCTTCCAAGTTTTTAAGATCTGCATACGCCAATGGTTTTACCACACGTAGAATGGGATTAACTTGGTCCGGCAAATATATCTCACTGTTTCTTGCTGTTCAGTTAGGTGAGTGACTCTTTCACAGTCGATTCGTTATTGTTTTATATTTGATTTAACAATGATTAGCGAATTCTTAAGAACGAAAGCCAAACTATTTGCAGGGTGGCATTTATGGGCATGACTCTTGTACCGGAGGCAGCTCTGTAGATTGGTAATTTCTCTGAATTTAGCTCATTTTGATTTTGCAACTGGCTAATCTAGCGCAAATTGCTCAGATCTGGCTCcatccagggcaagattcataaCGATACATGTCAACCTGCAAACTATTTGTAATCAACTGTTCGATCGTTTCTTCCAGGAACAagtctgtatttattttattgcatTGAATGCATGAGATCAGTTTATTATCTGGCTATATACAATGGTATGCATGAGCTAATTTCGTCCGACAATAATAGACACAACAAACCAAAGGCTATGTCACATTTcacgttttttttctccattcgTTATAAAGGAGATTCtaaacaaaaaaatgattttaaacaaaaaatgtattttctttttaaaattctataAGAATGCACCTGTAATTTCGATTGGAAACGTGTACGGGGACGTTCGCACAAATAGGCCAGTCTTTCGTTTGCATTGCATAACGCAAACGCTGCCAAAGTAAGACAACTGCTCCTCAGAATCCTGTAGTGgcaagggatttataaataattCAGCAGCCGAGCCATTGTGAAAAAAAgactaaacataaatgctttgACTTGACATGCTTTGTGAATGAAAATTTGAACTAAAAGACGTGCAGCATCTGAAGGCAAGCTCTTTCAAAATATGAGTGCCTAGCAGGtgcatcgtttattgttttgtaacgAAATGCATCGAGTATAGGTTAGCGATATGATAATTGTCTAATGTAAAATAGTATTTAGATACTTTTTCATTAACGAATATGACTATTAGACTATATTTGGTCTACGAAaataaaatgtctttaaaaatacattttattttgatgaaGGCGCTTTTTATTCAGCAAAATAATGTAGGCGACTATAGAGAGAAAACAACTATATCTATGGGGCTATTTGGCCTAATCCATTTGGAGGATATATTTCGATTATAGCTATGGTGTCATTTTGTCCCGTAAAAATGTAGGCTAGCCATATCAATGTATTGCAGCGCTTATTTGAGATGTGGTATCGCTAACATTTAACATTAGCCTACGAAACGAGATCGTAATAGGCTATGGAAAGTCGTTTTTATCATTTGGATATTAGGTGTTTCGTCTTTGACGAAGGGTTTCTTTGTTTATGTGCCGTGTACATTTTCTGCGGGTTAACTCTGCTTTAGCTATATCTATAGTGTGGGTGTGACTGGTAGTAGTATTCAGGCTACTGTAGCTATATGGCTATCTATTGGAGCTGAACGCTGAGGTAGCCTATATGATAAATGTGAGAAACACGTGTGATAGATTCTCTAGGCAATGTCTTAAGTTAACACATTTAGCAGAAATTGTCCTTAACAGGAAAATGGGATAGAGGGCATAGTCATTTCAACCCTGTTATTACACGTATAAAAATAATTAGGATACCACATTTTACAAGAGATTTTTCAAACAGGGTCTGTGCCAAGTGAGAGCGGCACACGTTGAAGTAATATATGGGGGTTATGTGTAATTTTACAATGCAAGTGCGATAATATCATCTCGCGAGTTGAACCCTTTGTAAATCATCACTGCAAAAATAATTTGCAATCCGCTTGCTCGAGACGCAGTAACATTAATTTATTACTTGACCTTGTCAGAATCTATTACACATTTCCGCATAGCATATTTGGTGACATTGGATTGCTCGCAGGCAACATCTTGATTTGATAGGGCATGATGGCAATGACAGTAGCCTCACATTTTTTACAACGCAATTTAACGAATGATGCCTGTATTATCAACACATCACCCAAACCTAAATACATATAACTGAGGTTGTTAGTATTTTTTCCCAATACTAGGCTATTCCAGGCTACACTGATGCATTTAAATGAAACCAGTCCATCGCTGTCGTTCCCTTATTATTTATTGATAAATAGCCTAACCGTGTAGCCTTCACGGTGCATTATTCTGCAACCAATCGACATGGGACAACATTGTAACAAATGATCAATCGAGCGAATCTTTTGCTTAACGAACCAGAGATGCTTGGTGCGTCCCACCATTGACAACCTCAACATTGAGCACGAGAGGGTCAAAAGGGTTGGATTTAAGGCGTGGACGTTTAGCAACAAACCCTGTAATTTTCTCTGTTCAACAAATTATAGACGGCGAACGCCCCTAATATGGTTGAATAAGCACAGACAAAAATATTACTACAATTTACTATAGCGTGCCACaagacccccaccccccacacactcacaaaagcCATGCAGTGAGAAACACACCCCCTTTTCCATCTCGGCGGTGCATTACCTCATCCTCCTTTGTCGCTGTTGCACACATTTTCTGGGCTGGGATCACACAATGCATTCTCCAAACAGATTGTATGATCAAATGCAGATGTACAATTGTTGGATATGTTAGAACTAGCATTATATTAAGCGAAAATGTTTAGACATTTCTTGACAATAAGTTATAGGGTTAAGTTGTAAACATTCCCATTTAAACTACCCAAGAAGGCTAAATTAAGAAAATACATGAATGAATGGACAAACTGGATCAAATGAAAACGAATCACCATAAAAATCAACCATTAACGTATCCTGTCATTATAAGACATATGCTATCGAATGttggaatgaaaaaaaaaacatgatcctaaaaaaaataataaatacatttctcccCCCCAATTCCAGCTTATCTGCTACAGGCGGTGAGAGCGACAgggaaatgtgatacagtattCAAAGGTTTCTCCAACTGCTTGCTGAAACTCGGGGAGAATATGGCCAACTATCCACAGGAGCTGGATGAGAAGGAAAATCTGCAGACCATCTGCATGTAAGttgaattcatttttttaaaaaggGGGCGGGGGACATGCAGAATTTGATCAAATCCAAAAAGGGGCAGGCGCACTGCACCCCATATACCAAACCGGTTGGTGCCAGATGGCAGTAGAGCCCCCAGTTTAATTCGACAGCTCCATCATGAAAATCGCAGGCAGCAGGAGCACGTTAATAAGCTAGGCTACTCCCCCTATTCGCACTTTATTCCATAATTGCAATGAGATATACTATCGACGTGGCGTGGGGTTGACGGGGTCAATATCAACAGCCTCGATTAGATTAGATACGGAGTCAGGATCAGGGGGAGCCACGCGCCACCGGGTGTCTCAATATGAATAAACAAAATTAAGCAGTGGCTCCTTTGAAATGTATAGCCTTTGTGTGAATGGGATATTATAGCCACTGTTCTTACTATGTTAATGCAACTGTGCATGTGCTTGGACGTTGGGGATGTGAGAATGAGGGATGGACGAGCATGCGTGCAGATGACTttggcgtgtgcgtgcgtgcgtgtgtgtgtgtgtgtgtgtgtgtgtgtgtgtgtgtgagagagagagagagagagagagagagagagagagagagagagagagagagagagagagagagagagagagagagagagagagagagagagagagagagagagagagagagagagagagagagagagagagagagagagagagagagagagagagagagagagaacccatatttaactatttgcacatcgctacaacactgtatatagacataatatgacatttgaaatgtctttgttcttttggaacttgtgtgagtgtaatatttgtattgtttattttacttttgtatatccatttcacttgatttggcaatgtaaacacacgtttcccatgccaataaagccccttgtatagaattgagagagaggagagaaattgaAAAAGGGAGCGGTTAGATACAATCACGTGACTTTAGGGAATCTTTCTCAGAGTGTGTAGATTACAACCAACGTGATTTTCGTTTAGCCTTCAAGGGAGATGCTAATACTAGACTATGCTATTCGACCGACTATAGATTACAATACAAAAATAGAAtcggattattattattatgcattTATTGCTGGACTTCTTTTTGGCTTTCTAATATTATTACAACTGTGTTGAAAGCAAACTATTAGGCTATTCGAATATAGCACAGACAACCAATAAGGAGAGAAAACAAGTTGTCAACAGTAGGCTAACATAACGTAAAGCATTTCTTAATTGCTTTTACATTTGATTTGCAGATATTGGGATGACTTCCACTCATGTGCGACCACTGCGCTGGCGGATTGCCAAGAAGGAGCAACAGACCTATGGGAGAAGCTCAAAAAGGAGTCCAGAAACTTGGAGTTCCGAGGGAGCTTGTTTGAACTCTGTGGTGGGGGGAACGGGGCCTCCAAATCCACAGTTCCTTTTGGCCTCACGATGCTTCTAACGGCACTTTCAGCCTTAGTGACTTGGCTTGCGTTTTagcagaagaaaaaaacaactaaGAAAAAAGCGGGGGGAAaaattacaaagaaaaaaagaaaacgagTGCTAGCTATccacacaaaaaatataaaacaaaagacGTTTGAATTCATCTACACCCAAATGGATTTATAGGCTACTTCATCCGGAGAAGGCGACCTGATTTTGCAAGAGACATTGGCAGGCCGTCTTCTGGGACTGCTCCACCATATTTGTCTGACCTGGGGTCAACTACATTAAATATTTAGCAGGTGTTGAGTTGGAATGATAATGAAATTTTGATGGATCCTTGCCCGCATACAATCGTGGAATGGCATAGTATTAAAGTCGACAATTAATTATTTATATTAGTAGCCTTAGACTAGACATCCCTGTTATTTCAGGTGATTGCAGATTGCAATCTGCTCATACTCTGTAGGCTAATGCGAGACACGCTTGCCTCAACGAAATCAACAACAGAAAGGCAATTTGCTCCAGGTCGGTCTCCTATACTCACCATTTAgatattttatttactttaatTTGCCAAATGTATCATGTCGAGCCAAGTATAAATCGAAAAGGTTGTTTGAGGATCTGATATTTCTACTTTCATATGATGTCTATAACCATCACCctaggaaaaaatatatataaatagcaTAGTAAtaagaatgaaaaaaaaagagaTCTCAGGAATGACTACAGGCATTCAATGGTACGTTTTGATGGTTGGTTATTAAGTAAAAATGATGGCAATACGATGACTTAAACTTGGCCAATGTAGCGGAACGAAAACAATGGCTGGAGAGTGATATGACTGTTGCCATTCTATGTTAGCACATTACCATCCATTTATGAAGAAATATAGGCTACCCCTAGGCCTAGGGTATAACCTACACGAAACCATACACCCCAGAAGAACAGTAGCACGAGAATACTCAGAACGCGAAATCAATCGCTGGATGAAGCGACATTTTGCTAGCTTTTATTGATGTTGCCAAGGCATAGACCCGGTTTCACTGCCTTCAAAAAGATGTgtattatgtttatttgtttgtttgtttgtttgtttttggggaTGTTGCATATAATACCTGACTATTCCAAATCATTTAAGTAAATAAGAGACTATGTATATCAAAttaattttgaaaaaaaaaaaaatgatagagTCTAATTTATCtcaaacagttaaaaaaaaaacacagattgATTATTATCcaggtatataaaaaaaatcagagTGCTAAAATTATGAAGAATATTAAATAAAACAGTTTATGTTCGAAAATAAGTGTGTGGTTCTATTCTTAGTTATGCTCCCAAAATGTATACATTGCTGGTGTGTAAACTGCATAGCTGATGATGACAGGTGTCTTTGGGTGTTGGGTTCATTCATGGCTTTGAAGCAAACGAGCTGGTGCAGCTAATCATTTAggattcacacaacacacacacacacacacacacagcacacacacacacacaaaaaccccaaaaccacaaaacacacacaccgacaccacacacacacacacacaccacacacacacacgcagacacagacGCGTTTTGCATTATtaataagaaagaaagaaagtcagCCCTGCAAGAACTAGAGCTTCGAGTATTGATttggggaggggagagacagcAACCGACCAACTATTGCTGTTTGTCTATCTGAGCAAAAACGTTAAATCTCAAAGTGACTGGCTAATGTGGGTAGAAAAAATAGCAACATTGAAACAGGCTACAGAATTTCGAATAAAAaaatccttctgtctctctccgaaATGCATCTTAATACATGCGTCCATGGCCGTGCAAAATATTACATGGAATCGAGAATAGGAGTGGCAGGAGACAGGCGTTTGCGTGGCATGAGCCCTagtgttaaaacaacacatttagcacgcgattttttaaatattgaggCCTATATGTTAAGAAGTGGTAAAGCAATATGAAATATACATTGGTAAAGCAAATAggctaaaaacattttttgacgAATATTGCTGACATATAATCAGAATCTCATTTGTATTTCCGGTCCCAAACGGAATACAGATTCGATTTCAAAAGCGTGCTCCTGCATTAATATGGATGAAAGTTTAATGAGTGACCATCTCTCTTTCCAAGAAGAGAGACAAGCGTACAATCTGCCtctattttctatttgttttctttcaatcaTTTTTTATCTTGAGCAAAAGGATGACATTGCATACAGCGTTTGTTGGTTTGATTTTCTTATGTGTAGGGCCTATAACGTCAAGCCTATTACGTCATACGTTATCTCTCTCGAAATActatagcctactttattccTTCTCCATATTTTCTACTGGATAATAGCGTGATAACAAAACCACAAGCTCCAACAGAAACGCCTGTTATAGCCTATATTGTGGCCTATAAAGAGGCATATGTTGTGAAATGTCCTATGAGTAGTAGCCTAATACATATATTACTATAATGACGAAACCCCtatatcagtaaaaaaaaaagaataatcacAATTTGAATAAAGCATAAAAATAGCTTCATATCTTTCTTCAAACGAAGCACGATACAATATTTGGATAAAATgaaaaattgcatttttttgtgtgcatattTAGGCATATGAGTTGAAGAATTGAAGCAGGCTGAGTCACCATGGCAGGTTTTCGTTATTAAAGTTTAGCAGCATGACAGAAAATTCGACTATATTGAGCTTCTTCTTAATTCAAACTACAGTCGACTGATGAAAAACAACACATATTCACATTTGATTGTCTTTCATGGCACATGCTTACTACATACACTATgtaaagtatacaaaagtacacccgttgctgacaggggtataaaatcgagcacacagccatgcaatctccatagacaaacactggcagtagtatggccttactgaagagctcagtgactttaaacgtggcaccgtcacaggatgccacctttccaacaagtctgtttgtcaaatttctgccctgcttgagctgctctggtcaactgtaagtgcttttaacgtgaagtggaaacgtctaggagcaacaatggctcagctgcgaagtggtaggccacacaagctcacagaacaggaccactgagtgctgaattgcgtagcacgtaaaaatcatctgtcctcggttgcaacactcactaccgagttccaaactgcctctggaagcaatgtcagcacaataactgttcgtcgggagcttcataaggccgagaagccgcacacaagcctaagatcaccatgcgcaatgccaagcggcggctggagtggtgtaaagctcactgccattggactctggagcagtggaatcacgttctctggagtgatgaatcacgcttcaccatctggcagtccgacggacaaatctgggtttggcggatgccagaagaacgctacctgccagactgcatagtaccaactgtaaagtttggtggaggaggaataatggtctggggctatttttcatggtctggctaggcccattagttccagtgaagggaaatgttaatactacagcatgcaatgacattcgaGATGATTCTGTgttccaactttgtgtcaacagtttggagaaggttattacctgtttcagcatgacaatgccccgtgcacaaagtgaggtccgtacagaaatggtttgtcgagatcggtgttgaaGACATTGACTGCGctggacagagccctgacctcaacccaatcgaacacctttgggatgaattgcaacgccgactgcgagcctggcctaatcgcccaacatcagtgctcgaactcactaatgctcttgtggcttaatggaagcaagtccccgcagcaatgttccagcatctagtggaaatccttcccagaagagtggaagctgttatagcagcaaaggggggaccaacttcatattaatgcccatgattttggaatgagatgttcaacgagcaggtgtccacattattttggtcatttagtgtacATCAGAATTAGCCTATATAGGCCTATACAATTTTATCAAAGTATAGGCCTATACTTCTCGAATGCATGTTTCTATTCACATGTTTAATGCTAGGTCATTTTGTTTCTTTGGCtattttatatttaagcaataagggcaAAGAGGGTGTGGTACATGGCctatataccacagctaagtgctgttcttaggcacaacgcaaTAAGgcacccccgaggtgccttattgctattataaactggttaccaacacaattaaagcagtaaaaataaatgatttgtcatacccgtggtatacggtctgatataccacggctttcagccagtcagcattcagggctcgaaccacacagtttataattgTCTGTGaataattcaatcaatcaaatgtatttataaagcccttcttacatcagctgatgtcacaaagtgctttacggaaacccagcctaaaaccccaaacagcaagcgtgTGCACATGAACCATGTGCAATCAGAATACTAAGTAACCTATTCCTATTTGAACCATGTGATTTAATGCAAAAGATAGCTTACCATACTCCACACACAAGTTCAAAAAGAAAAAGTTGCCAAAAAGATATGAAAGATTAACAAGGGAAAAAAATGTCCATGCATACCAAAAAAAGATAAAGAATAAGCTATTTATGTTTTCCAAAGATATAGTTCAACAAGATCAGAATATAATGCAGACTGAGGAATTTTGAAGAGCAAGAGGACGAACACCCATTTTGGTCACTTCAGCAAACAATTACATATTTCACGTTGATGTTGGCAGACATCCAATGTACCTATGCCTGTGCCAGTCTCAATAAGATTCTGCCTCACCTTTCAAGGTCTCCTCTTACAAAGAGAGCCCTCACACTGTATCAAAGTAGGGTATTGCGGCCAAATTGGCCTTAGGTTCTTGCTTCAGCAATTAACTATTTACCACGAGTTGCATTGATGTACCCAGTAGAAGCTTCCTGTAGTAGTTTCTCTGAAGAACATCGGATCTTTGTTTGAACTTGGTAGATAAGAATGGCAGGTTGTAGCAGCCAAAGTATTGAACATGGGAGTAGATATGGTTAAAAGCCCTGATTTCCGTTTAGGTCCTGTAGtctttcag from Salvelinus sp. IW2-2015 linkage group LG27, ASM291031v2, whole genome shotgun sequence includes the following:
- the nrn1a gene encoding neuritin, yielding MGLTWSGKYISLFLAVQLAYLLQAVRATGKCDTVFKGFSNCLLKLGENMANYPQELDEKENLQTICIYWDDFHSCATTALADCQEGATDLWEKLKKESRNLEFRGSLFELCGGGNGASKSTVPFGLTMLLTALSALVTWLAF